The Syngnathus acus chromosome 3, fSynAcu1.2, whole genome shotgun sequence genome includes a window with the following:
- the dbx1a gene encoding homeobox protein DBX1-A isoform X1 — MMIPSVIAPPALYPGLYRPAALPLHHSLPAALPTHSSFLVEDLLRISRPAAFLNRTLPSAATTCSFADVRMDRGSPTVTRESCSPKTSSSKDATFLKFGVSAILAPSPKTRKFSRGSARRGSALQSNLSRPSAAPSPQTLHSMHSKSFHVPCFDGTLQPMFRTPYLHPASSAVPIPGTFSWPLAARGKPRRGMLRRAVFSDVQRKALEKMFQKQKYISKPDRKKLASKLGLKDSQVKIWFQNRRMKWRNSKERELLSSGGCREQTLPTKANPHPDLSDVGKKSEDDEEDEEETFGRQTTGSCGVSSPSLSSKHSDFSESDEEEITVS; from the exons ATGATGATCCCAAGCGTCATCGCGCCCCCCGCCCTCTACCCGGGCCTCTACCGGCCAGCGGCTCTCCCGCTTCACCACAGCTTGCCCGCCGCCTTGCCGACCCACTCCAGCTTCCTCGTGGAAGATCTACTCCGGATAAGCCGACCGGCCGCCTTCCTGAACCGGACGCTGCCGAGCGCCGCCACCACCTGTTCTTTCGCGGACGTGCGCATGGATCGAGGTTCGCCCACCGTGACGCGCGAGTCGTGCTCGCCCAAAACTTCAAGCAGCAAGGACGCCACTTTCCTCAAGTTTGGAGTGAGCGCCATCCTTGCGCCGTCACCAAAGACACGTAAGTTCTCCCGCGGGTCTGCGCGTCGCGGCAGCGCGCTCCAATCTAACTTGTCCCGTCCCTCCGCAGCGCCCTCCCCCCAGACGCTCCACAGCATGCACTCCAAGAGCTTCCACGTCCCCTGCTTTGACGGAACCTTGCAGCCCATGTTCCGGACGCCTTACTTACACCCAG CATCCTCTGCCGTGCCAATCCCGGGAACTTTCTCGTGGCCACTGGCCGCCAGAGGGAAGCCCCGCCGAGGGATGCTCCGGAGGGCTGTCTTCTCCGACGTGCAGCGCAAAGCTTTGGAGAAGAtgttccaaaaacaaaagtacatCAGCAAGCCGGACAGAAAGAAGCTGGCCTCCAAACTCGGCTTGAAAGATTCACAG GTGAAAATTTGGTTCCAGAACAGGCGAATGAAGTGGAGGAACTCGAAGGAGCGCGAGCTGCTCTCATCCGGCGGCTGCCGCGAGCAGACGCTACCCACCAAGGCCAACCCGCACCCGGATCTCAGCGACGTGGGCAAGAAGTCTGAAGAcgacgaggaggacgaggaggagacaTTTGGCAGGCAGACGACAGGTTCCTGCGGCGTCTCGTCGCCGTCGCTCTCCAGCAAGCACTCGGACTTCTCAGAGTCAGACGAAGAGGAGATCACCGTCTCGTAG
- the dbx1a gene encoding homeobox protein DBX1-A isoform X2, with protein sequence MMIPSVIAPPALYPGLYRPAALPLHHSLPAALPTHSSFLVEDLLRISRPAAFLNRTLPSAATTCSFADVRMDRGSPTVTRESCSPKTSSSKDATFLKFGVSAILAPSPKTPPSPQTLHSMHSKSFHVPCFDGTLQPMFRTPYLHPASSAVPIPGTFSWPLAARGKPRRGMLRRAVFSDVQRKALEKMFQKQKYISKPDRKKLASKLGLKDSQVKIWFQNRRMKWRNSKERELLSSGGCREQTLPTKANPHPDLSDVGKKSEDDEEDEEETFGRQTTGSCGVSSPSLSSKHSDFSESDEEEITVS encoded by the exons ATGATGATCCCAAGCGTCATCGCGCCCCCCGCCCTCTACCCGGGCCTCTACCGGCCAGCGGCTCTCCCGCTTCACCACAGCTTGCCCGCCGCCTTGCCGACCCACTCCAGCTTCCTCGTGGAAGATCTACTCCGGATAAGCCGACCGGCCGCCTTCCTGAACCGGACGCTGCCGAGCGCCGCCACCACCTGTTCTTTCGCGGACGTGCGCATGGATCGAGGTTCGCCCACCGTGACGCGCGAGTCGTGCTCGCCCAAAACTTCAAGCAGCAAGGACGCCACTTTCCTCAAGTTTGGAGTGAGCGCCATCCTTGCGCCGTCACCAAAGACAC CGCCCTCCCCCCAGACGCTCCACAGCATGCACTCCAAGAGCTTCCACGTCCCCTGCTTTGACGGAACCTTGCAGCCCATGTTCCGGACGCCTTACTTACACCCAG CATCCTCTGCCGTGCCAATCCCGGGAACTTTCTCGTGGCCACTGGCCGCCAGAGGGAAGCCCCGCCGAGGGATGCTCCGGAGGGCTGTCTTCTCCGACGTGCAGCGCAAAGCTTTGGAGAAGAtgttccaaaaacaaaagtacatCAGCAAGCCGGACAGAAAGAAGCTGGCCTCCAAACTCGGCTTGAAAGATTCACAG GTGAAAATTTGGTTCCAGAACAGGCGAATGAAGTGGAGGAACTCGAAGGAGCGCGAGCTGCTCTCATCCGGCGGCTGCCGCGAGCAGACGCTACCCACCAAGGCCAACCCGCACCCGGATCTCAGCGACGTGGGCAAGAAGTCTGAAGAcgacgaggaggacgaggaggagacaTTTGGCAGGCAGACGACAGGTTCCTGCGGCGTCTCGTCGCCGTCGCTCTCCAGCAAGCACTCGGACTTCTCAGAGTCAGACGAAGAGGAGATCACCGTCTCGTAG